The Neurospora crassa OR74A linkage group V, whole genome shotgun sequence sequence AAGGAACTCGTCTCTCCAGCTGTCGAGCGCATCGAAGCTCTTGGAGTTGTTGACATCGTATACTAGAACACAGCAGTCGGCACCGCGGTAGAAGGCAACGCCCAGCGACTGGAACCTCTCTTGTCCGGCTGTGTCCCACAGCTGCCCGTCGAGAACCTTACGTATTAGCACGTCGTCCAACCAGCTCAAAGTAGGGTATTTGGCGCACGCACCTGCATGGTTACTTGGCGGTCGTCCACCAGAACCTCCCGGGTCAAGAAATCGGCTCCGATAGTGGCCTTGTAGCTAGCACTGAACTTCTTGTTGACCTGTTTTGCGCCAAAAGAGCGGGGGTCAGATGACGTCCTCTTTGTATCATAATGCATGGTGACAACGGGCTCGACGCTGGCATACATATTGGTTCATCAAACTGGTCTTTCCGACACCGCTGTCGCCCAAGATGATAACCTGCCATTGGGAGTCATTGTTAGCTGTTGCTGTCTAGATGGTCCGATTTGGCGGCCGACTCGCACCTTGAGAAGAACCTTCTTCCTCGAAGACATGGCGGGCGGTATGGAATTAGATAAGTTGTTTGATAAGACGTAGAAACGGGACGAGGTGGAGTTGCTCGTGCTGGCGTGCTTCCGGGCAATCGTCAAGAACAACAGTCCACCAGTGATGGTAGTCGAGAAAGATGGGAGTCGTAAGAGTGTGAGGAGGACGGCGGGCGCAACAAATGTTGGGTTTAGTGTAGGTCGTAGCAGGCTGCTAGATTCGGCACTCAGTCTAAACAAGGCCAAgcggtaggtaaggtaggttgGTTTTCGATAAGTGGTGACCTAACCGACCGACGTGACCGACCTGGACGTTGGGGCGGCGGGAACTTGTTGAACTGGGGCTGGTCACTGAATGCTGCGCTGTTGGAGGAGCGACGGCTCTGCGACACAACCACCTAGTGACGGAGGTGGTCGCAGCGCTAACACGCCCTCGACGCCTTTGGCGCGCCGTCAGGCAGGCACGCACCACTGGTCCAGTCTCGCCAGTGCATCCCTGGAGCCAATGAAGTCACCCGCCAGCGCCCAAAGTCGGCCTGGTCCGAGCTGAAACACCCGACATGTACGACAGGTGGCCCGCAAAGAGGAACCTGTGGCCCACTGCACCATGCCCAACGCCAAGGATTAAGTGTCGATTgatcattcattcattcttcATCAGCCATGTCATCCTCCCATTCCTCAGCGGAACAGTCCCAGGGGCAGAAAGGATCGACAGATTGCGACCGACTCACATTTCTTCCATTCAATTCAGTTTTGTCACACCCTTGATGTACTCGTACGCTTCACAGGAATAACTATCTCTACAATTTACAGACATAAAAACCTAACAACA is a genomic window containing:
- a CDS encoding GTP-binding protein ypt7, which encodes MSSRKKVLLKVIILGDSGVGKTSLMNQYVNKKFSASYKATIGADFLTREVLVDDRQVTMQLWDTAGQERFQSLGVAFYRGADCCVLVYDVNNSKSFDALDSWRDEFLIQASPRDPDNFPFVVLGNKIDMEESKRVISTKRAMTFCQSKGNIPYFETSAKEAINVEQAFEVIARNALMQEESEEFSGDFQDPINIHIENDRDGCAC